One window from the genome of Aeromonas sp. FDAARGOS 1405 encodes:
- a CDS encoding DUF488 domain-containing protein produces MALAIVRLGSPRLPDEGLRIGTVRRPPRGVPKSEFASQHWYDVWFPNLAPSSETMKLGQAAETPAQWTAFGKQYKAEMAQPAARHDLALLAALSHTTNLSVGCYCEQESRCHRAILKELLVAAGAAIR; encoded by the coding sequence ATGGCCCTTGCTATCGTTCGCCTTGGCAGCCCGCGCCTGCCCGATGAGGGACTGCGGATCGGCACGGTGCGCCGCCCGCCCCGCGGCGTCCCCAAGAGCGAATTTGCCAGCCAGCATTGGTATGATGTCTGGTTCCCCAACCTGGCGCCCAGCAGCGAGACCATGAAGTTGGGGCAGGCAGCCGAGACGCCCGCCCAGTGGACGGCGTTTGGCAAACAGTACAAGGCAGAGATGGCGCAACCTGCCGCCAGGCACGATCTGGCGCTGCTGGCCGCCCTCTCCCACACCACCAATCTGTCGGTGGGCTGCTACTGCGAGCAGGAATCCCGCTGCCATCGCGCCATTTTGAAAGAGCTGCTGGTAGCTGCGGGGGCCGCCATTCGCTAA
- a CDS encoding response regulator, whose protein sequence is MKILLVEDDKLLNHHLSSLLTEANNQVYSTDQAGIALHYAADYPIDVAIIDLGLPDMDGLQLIRQLRERQIPFPIIVLTARGNWQDKVEGLEAGADDYLVKPFQKDELLARLNALMRRSAGFISPKVKAGDYELDLSRKELTIAGEVAVLTSFEYLILEYLMRNARQVVSKQQLLDQLYGDGEGDPNTIEVMVSRLRKKLDPEGTIQPISTIRRQGYIFNLSCS, encoded by the coding sequence ATGAAAATTCTGTTGGTCGAAGACGACAAGCTGCTCAATCACCACCTCTCCTCTCTGCTGACCGAAGCAAACAACCAGGTCTACAGTACCGATCAGGCCGGAATTGCGCTGCACTATGCCGCCGACTACCCCATTGATGTGGCGATCATCGATCTCGGTCTGCCCGATATGGATGGTTTGCAGTTGATCCGCCAACTGCGCGAGCGGCAGATCCCCTTCCCCATCATTGTGTTGACAGCCCGTGGCAACTGGCAGGACAAGGTCGAAGGACTGGAGGCTGGAGCTGATGACTATCTGGTTAAACCGTTCCAGAAAGATGAGTTGCTGGCCCGCCTCAATGCCCTGATGCGCCGAAGCGCGGGTTTTATTTCCCCCAAGGTGAAGGCCGGTGATTACGAGCTTGATCTCTCCCGCAAGGAGCTGACTATCGCTGGTGAAGTGGCTGTGCTCACCAGCTTTGAGTACCTCATTCTGGAGTACCTGATGCGCAACGCCCGTCAGGTGGTCTCCAAGCAGCAACTGCTTGACCAGCTATACGGCGATGGAGAAGGGGATCCCAACACCATAGAGGTGATGGTGAGCCGCCTGCGTAAAAAGCTGGATCCGGAAGGGACGATTCAACCCATCTCGACCATCAGGCGTCAAGGTTACATCTTCAACCTCTCCTGTAGCTGA
- a CDS encoding FAD-binding oxidoreductase — protein MTEHVNSYYAASANKHAPYPTLTEQLECDVCVIGAGYTGLSSALHLVEKGYKVVVLEAARVGFGASGRNGGQIVNSYSRDIDTIEANCPPDQARLLGSMLFEGGQIIRERIKRYNIQCDLQEGGVFAAETEKQFHELKAQKARWEKWGNEQLELLDAKGVREVVASDRYVGALLDKSGGHIHPLNLALGEAEAIRIQGGQIFEQSAVTSITPGQPALVKTAKGAVKARFIVVAGNAYLGNLVPELASKSMPCGTQVIATEVLGEERARSLLPQNYCLEDCNYLLDYYRTSGDHRLLYGGGVVYGARDPADIERLIIPKMLKTFPQLADVKVEYTWTGNFLLTLSRLPQFGRIGPNIYYMQGYSGHGVTCTHLAGKLLSEVLSGQAERFDAFAKLPHYPFPGGRLFRIPFTAAGAAWYTLRDRLGV, from the coding sequence ATGACCGAACATGTAAACAGTTACTACGCAGCCAGCGCCAATAAACACGCGCCCTATCCGACATTGACCGAGCAGCTGGAGTGCGATGTCTGCGTCATCGGGGCGGGTTATACCGGCCTATCCAGCGCCCTGCATCTGGTCGAGAAGGGCTACAAGGTGGTGGTGCTGGAGGCCGCACGAGTCGGCTTTGGTGCCAGCGGCCGCAACGGTGGCCAGATCGTCAACTCCTACAGCCGCGACATCGACACCATAGAAGCGAACTGCCCGCCGGATCAGGCCAGGCTGCTCGGTTCCATGCTGTTTGAGGGGGGCCAGATCATCCGCGAGCGGATCAAGCGCTACAACATCCAGTGCGATCTGCAGGAGGGGGGCGTCTTTGCCGCCGAGACCGAGAAGCAGTTCCACGAGCTCAAGGCGCAGAAGGCGCGCTGGGAGAAGTGGGGCAATGAACAGCTGGAGCTGCTCGATGCCAAGGGGGTGCGCGAGGTGGTCGCGAGCGATCGCTACGTCGGCGCCCTGCTCGACAAGAGCGGCGGCCATATTCACCCTCTCAATCTGGCGCTGGGGGAGGCGGAAGCGATCCGCATCCAGGGGGGGCAGATCTTCGAGCAGTCCGCCGTTACCAGCATCACCCCGGGTCAGCCGGCGCTGGTCAAGACCGCCAAAGGAGCGGTGAAGGCGCGCTTTATCGTGGTGGCCGGCAATGCCTACCTCGGCAATCTGGTGCCGGAACTGGCCAGCAAGAGCATGCCCTGTGGCACCCAGGTGATCGCCACCGAGGTGCTGGGGGAGGAGCGAGCCCGCTCACTGCTGCCGCAAAACTACTGTCTGGAGGATTGCAACTACCTGCTCGACTACTACCGCACCTCCGGCGATCACCGGCTGCTCTATGGCGGCGGCGTGGTCTATGGGGCGCGGGATCCGGCGGATATCGAGCGGCTGATCATCCCCAAGATGCTGAAAACCTTCCCGCAGCTGGCCGACGTCAAGGTGGAGTACACCTGGACCGGCAACTTCCTGCTCACCCTGTCGCGGCTGCCGCAGTTTGGCCGCATCGGCCCCAACATCTACTACATGCAGGGCTACAGCGGCCACGGCGTCACCTGCACCCATCTGGCGGGCAAGCTGCTCTCCGAGGTGCTGAGCGGTCAGGCGGAGCGCTTCGATGCCTTTGCCAAACTGCCGCACTACCCCTTCCCGGGTGGCCGGCTGTTCCGTATTCCCTTCACCGCCGCGGGTGCCGCCTGGTATACCTTGCGCGATCGGCTGGGGGTATAA
- the puuR gene encoding HTH-type transcriptional regulator PuuR translates to MGERLASVRHQLGLSQRRAAELSGLTHGAICMIEQDKVSPSVASLQKLLTVYGLPLSRFFAEEELSRPPQVVIKADQLIELGSQGVSMKLVHNGNNRRQLGFMLETYPPGTDTGGQVTHQGEEVGTVLEGSVILTVAGQSYQLEAGDSYVIDTGEPHSFSNPSGQTCRIVSAHTPASF, encoded by the coding sequence ATGGGGGAGCGGCTGGCGTCGGTGCGCCATCAGCTGGGGCTCTCCCAGCGGCGGGCAGCCGAGCTGAGCGGCCTGACCCACGGTGCTATCTGCATGATCGAGCAGGACAAGGTGAGCCCCTCGGTCGCTTCACTGCAAAAGCTGCTCACCGTATATGGCTTGCCGCTGTCACGCTTTTTTGCCGAAGAGGAGCTGAGTCGACCGCCGCAGGTGGTGATCAAGGCTGATCAGCTGATCGAGCTGGGCAGCCAGGGGGTCTCGATGAAGCTGGTGCACAACGGCAACAACCGCCGCCAGCTCGGCTTTATGCTGGAGACCTATCCCCCCGGCACCGACACCGGTGGTCAGGTGACCCATCAGGGGGAGGAGGTCGGCACTGTGCTGGAGGGGTCGGTGATCCTGACGGTGGCGGGCCAGAGTTATCAGCTGGAGGCGGGCGACAGCTATGTGATCGACACCGGCGAGCCCCACAGCTTCAGCAATCCGTCGGGGCAGACCTGCCGCATCGTCAGCGCCCACACCCCGGCGAGCTTTTAA
- a CDS encoding NAD-dependent succinate-semialdehyde dehydrogenase produces MSATSSNQSLIKSRAYIDGQWCEAASGRTFEVTNPATGAVITQVPDMNEEDTRRAIAAAHAAQPAWAALTAKERSNKLYAWFAAITAHSDELARIMTCEQGKPLAEAKGEVTYGASFIQWFAEEGKRAYGRTIPGFSGDRRLATIKQPVGVVAAITPWNFPIAMITRKAGPALAAGCTIVIKPAAETPLCALALAVLAEQAGIPAGVINIVTSHQASAVGNELCSNPVVRKLSFTGSTRIGKLLMRQCADTMKKLSLELGGNAPFIVFDDADLDAAVAGALASKYRNAGQTCVCANRILVQASVYDAFAEKLTAAVKAFRVGDGMAEGCQIGPLINPAAASKVAELVQQSVAAGAEVLLGGEAHPAGPLFYQPTILGKVDKTNPILQEEIFGPVAPLVRFETEAEAIAIANDTPYGLAAYFYGRDIARVWRVAEQLEYGMVGINEGIISTELAPFGGIKESGLGREGAAEGLEEYLETKYLCFGAIR; encoded by the coding sequence ATGTCCGCTACCAGCTCCAATCAAAGCTTGATCAAATCCCGCGCCTATATAGATGGTCAGTGGTGCGAGGCCGCCAGCGGCCGCACCTTCGAGGTCACCAATCCGGCTACCGGTGCCGTGATCACTCAAGTGCCCGACATGAATGAAGAGGATACCCGCCGCGCCATCGCGGCCGCCCACGCGGCGCAACCCGCCTGGGCAGCCCTCACCGCCAAGGAGCGCAGCAACAAGCTCTACGCCTGGTTTGCCGCCATCACCGCCCACAGCGATGAACTGGCCCGCATCATGACCTGCGAGCAGGGCAAGCCGCTGGCGGAAGCCAAGGGGGAAGTGACCTACGGCGCCAGCTTTATCCAGTGGTTCGCCGAAGAGGGCAAGCGCGCCTATGGCCGCACCATCCCGGGCTTTAGCGGCGATCGCCGGCTGGCCACCATCAAGCAGCCGGTCGGAGTCGTCGCCGCCATCACTCCGTGGAACTTCCCGATTGCCATGATCACCCGCAAGGCGGGCCCGGCGCTGGCCGCCGGTTGCACCATCGTCATCAAGCCTGCCGCCGAAACGCCGCTCTGCGCGCTGGCACTGGCGGTACTGGCCGAGCAGGCGGGGATCCCCGCCGGTGTCATCAATATCGTCACCAGCCATCAGGCGAGCGCGGTGGGCAACGAGCTGTGCAGCAATCCGGTAGTGCGCAAGCTCTCCTTCACCGGCTCCACCCGCATCGGCAAGCTGCTGATGCGCCAATGCGCCGACACCATGAAAAAGCTGTCGCTGGAGCTGGGTGGCAACGCCCCCTTTATCGTCTTTGACGACGCCGACCTCGACGCCGCCGTGGCCGGGGCACTCGCCTCCAAATACCGCAACGCCGGGCAAACCTGCGTCTGCGCCAACCGCATTCTGGTGCAGGCCAGTGTCTATGACGCCTTCGCCGAAAAACTGACTGCCGCCGTCAAGGCCTTCAGGGTGGGAGATGGCATGGCAGAGGGCTGCCAGATCGGCCCGCTCATCAACCCGGCCGCCGCCAGCAAGGTGGCCGAGCTGGTGCAGCAATCGGTCGCCGCCGGTGCCGAAGTGCTGCTGGGGGGCGAAGCTCACCCCGCCGGCCCCCTCTTCTACCAACCCACCATTTTGGGCAAGGTGGATAAAACCAACCCCATCCTGCAGGAGGAGATCTTCGGCCCGGTCGCCCCGCTGGTACGCTTCGAGACAGAAGCCGAGGCCATCGCCATTGCCAACGACACCCCTTATGGCCTGGCCGCCTACTTCTATGGCCGTGACATCGCCCGGGTGTGGCGCGTCGCCGAGCAGCTGGAGTACGGCATGGTCGGCATCAACGAGGGGATCATCTCCACCGAGCTGGCCCCCTTTGGCGGCATCAAGGAGTCGGGTCTGGGTCGGGAGGGTGCAGCCGAGGGGCTGGAGGAGTATCTGGAGACCAAATACCTCTGCTTTGGCGCCATTCGCTAG
- a CDS encoding ATP-binding protein, with amino-acid sequence MQFHLPRPVKMIRSSLHIKLLLSSLLVIALIMGFAVYALYLGHMEEQSQKASAGMQENLAKLFSSTKPVNSEATEIGRISRQVSNSNLDTLICRADGEMIWSSLHMPEVISSKQTICRELMKYLGGMDLDYFFKKHTIKNGESYFVYSLRFIRNPGNGTTAYYVVMIDSAKRYHEESRAYLYQTAKQALLAYLLLAGLLLLTTFWSLSSLRIIAHQIDDIRAGKRDEIAHDFERELAPLTDSINQLLENERQQTQRYQHALNDLAHSLKTRLALIQITTREMQLGRELHDNINEQILTMDQMIQYQLRRAVTGRQRLASKGTEPVPLIEKLLASLAKVYRHKKLQTHFLFDDDALFHGEQGDLMELMGNLLDNACKFAISEVKVTVRRHLDRLRIEVEDDGPGIDPAKSEQIFQRGVRADSSPGQGIGLAVVTEIVHSYGGQIRVDESLLGGARFTLDLP; translated from the coding sequence ATGCAGTTTCATCTGCCACGCCCAGTCAAGATGATCCGCAGCTCCCTGCACATCAAACTGCTGCTCAGCTCGCTGCTGGTGATCGCACTGATCATGGGGTTTGCCGTCTACGCCCTCTACCTCGGCCACATGGAGGAGCAGAGTCAGAAGGCGAGCGCCGGCATGCAGGAGAACCTAGCCAAGCTTTTCTCCTCCACCAAGCCGGTCAACAGCGAAGCCACCGAGATCGGCCGTATCTCCCGCCAGGTCAGTAACAGCAATCTCGATACGCTGATCTGTCGTGCCGATGGCGAGATGATTTGGTCAAGTCTTCATATGCCGGAGGTCATTAGCTCCAAGCAGACCATCTGCAGAGAGTTGATGAAGTATCTGGGCGGTATGGATCTGGACTACTTTTTCAAAAAACACACTATCAAGAACGGCGAAAGCTACTTCGTCTACAGCCTGCGTTTTATCCGCAACCCCGGCAATGGCACCACCGCTTACTACGTGGTGATGATCGACTCGGCCAAACGCTATCACGAAGAGTCCCGCGCCTATCTCTACCAGACGGCCAAACAGGCACTGCTCGCCTATCTGCTGCTGGCCGGGCTGTTGCTGCTTACCACCTTCTGGAGCCTCAGCTCACTGCGCATCATCGCCCATCAAATCGACGATATCCGGGCAGGCAAGCGGGATGAGATCGCCCATGATTTTGAACGGGAGTTGGCCCCGCTGACCGACTCCATCAACCAGTTGCTGGAGAACGAACGCCAGCAGACCCAGCGCTACCAGCATGCCCTTAACGATCTCGCTCATAGCCTGAAAACACGGCTGGCGCTGATCCAGATCACCACCCGTGAAATGCAGCTGGGGCGGGAACTCCACGACAACATCAATGAGCAGATCCTCACCATGGATCAGATGATCCAGTACCAGCTCAGACGAGCAGTTACTGGCCGCCAGCGCCTCGCCAGCAAAGGCACCGAACCAGTTCCGCTGATTGAAAAACTGCTGGCCAGTCTGGCCAAGGTCTATCGCCACAAGAAGCTGCAGACCCACTTCCTGTTCGATGATGATGCCCTCTTCCACGGCGAACAGGGCGACCTGATGGAACTGATGGGCAACCTGCTCGACAATGCCTGCAAGTTTGCCATCAGCGAAGTGAAGGTGACGGTACGCCGCCATCTCGACCGGTTACGCATCGAGGTAGAAGATGATGGCCCGGGCATCGATCCGGCCAAATCGGAGCAGATCTTTCAGCGTGGCGTGCGCGCTGACAGCTCGCCCGGCCAGGGCATCGGTCTGGCGGTGGTGACCGAGATCGTTCACAGCTACGGCGGCCAGATCCGGGTCGATGAATCTCTCCTCGGCGGTGCCCGCTTTACCCTGGATCTTCCCTGA
- a CDS encoding DUF3297 family protein: protein MSDTSTKPALPDHLSCNPRSPHYVAACFEHPIGIRLNGKERTDVEEYCISEGWVKIPSPKALDRRGQPILIKLKGTVEAYYS, encoded by the coding sequence ATGAGCGATACCAGCACCAAACCGGCTCTGCCGGATCACCTCTCCTGCAATCCCCGCAGCCCTCACTATGTGGCAGCCTGCTTCGAGCACCCGATCGGTATTCGCCTGAACGGCAAAGAGCGCACCGATGTCGAGGAGTACTGCATCAGTGAAGGCTGGGTGAAGATCCCCTCCCCCAAGGCGCTGGATCGCCGTGGTCAGCCCATTCTGATCAAGCTCAAGGGCACCGTCGAAGCTTATTACAGCTAA
- the tsaA gene encoding tRNA (N6-threonylcarbamoyladenosine(37)-N6)-methyltransferase TrmO yields MKFEIDTLGIIRSPYKEKFAIPRQPGLVKSARARLELLPPYDQPDVLRGIEQFSHLWLSFVFHQTMAQGWHPTVRPPRLGGNERVGVFATRSTFRPNPLGLSVVELHGVGRERGKLWLELGAVDLLDGTPIVDIKPYIPYADSLPDARGGFAPDAPTPPLAVSFSAEAEQQLQPWLKAHPELRLLVSEVLAQDPRPAYKKGKPDEKEYGVRLFDCNVRFCINEPACLVVAIEPA; encoded by the coding sequence ATGAAGTTCGAAATCGACACCCTCGGGATCATCCGCTCTCCCTACAAGGAGAAGTTCGCCATCCCCCGCCAGCCCGGACTGGTCAAATCGGCCCGCGCCCGCCTCGAGCTGCTTCCCCCTTACGATCAGCCGGATGTGCTGCGCGGCATCGAGCAGTTCTCCCATCTGTGGCTCAGCTTCGTGTTTCACCAGACCATGGCGCAGGGCTGGCACCCGACGGTGCGCCCGCCGCGCCTTGGCGGCAACGAACGGGTCGGCGTCTTTGCCACTCGCTCCACTTTCCGCCCCAATCCGCTAGGGCTCTCGGTGGTCGAGCTGCACGGGGTAGGTCGCGAACGGGGCAAGTTGTGGCTGGAGCTGGGAGCGGTGGATCTGCTCGATGGCACCCCCATCGTCGATATCAAACCCTATATTCCCTATGCCGACAGCCTGCCGGATGCCCGTGGCGGCTTTGCCCCCGATGCGCCCACCCCGCCGCTGGCGGTGAGTTTCAGTGCCGAGGCCGAACAACAGTTGCAACCCTGGCTCAAGGCCCACCCCGAGCTGCGCCTGCTGGTGAGCGAAGTGCTGGCGCAAGATCCGCGCCCCGCCTACAAGAAGGGCAAGCCCGATGAGAAGGAGTACGGGGTGCGGCTGTTTGACTGCAACGTCCGTTTTTGCATCAACGAACCCGCGTGTCTGGTAGTGGCCATCGAGCCCGCCTGA
- a CDS encoding cytochrome b, with amino-acid sequence MLMNSEQRYGTLNIGLHWLTLWAMIAVYALIEFRDIFPKGDPGRDLMKEWHFMLGLLIFALVFVRLALRWISPTPRIVPELSPLMHKLAKLAHLALYGFLILTPLFGWLLLSAAGKPIPFFGLELPALISPSPDIKGLIKEVHETLGNIGYALIGLHTVAALYHHHILKDNTLTNMLPPRRS; translated from the coding sequence ATGCTGATGAACAGTGAACAACGTTATGGCACCCTGAATATCGGGCTGCACTGGCTGACCCTGTGGGCCATGATCGCCGTCTACGCCCTGATCGAATTTCGCGATATCTTCCCCAAAGGGGACCCGGGTCGGGATCTGATGAAGGAGTGGCACTTTATGCTGGGGCTGCTTATCTTCGCCCTGGTCTTTGTAAGACTGGCCCTTCGCTGGATAAGCCCGACGCCCCGTATCGTGCCCGAGCTCTCCCCGCTCATGCACAAGCTGGCAAAACTGGCCCACCTTGCCCTCTACGGTTTTCTCATTCTCACCCCGCTGTTTGGCTGGCTGCTGCTGAGCGCCGCAGGCAAGCCTATCCCCTTCTTCGGGCTCGAGCTGCCAGCCCTGATCTCCCCCAGTCCGGATATCAAGGGGCTGATCAAGGAGGTGCACGAAACCTTGGGCAATATCGGTTACGCCCTGATCGGCCTGCACACAGTGGCCGCCCTCTATCACCACCATATTCTCAAAGACAACACCCTCACCAATATGCTGCCGCCGCGCCGCAGCTAA
- a CDS encoding NAD-dependent epimerase/dehydratase family protein: MKLLIIGGTGFLGRHLTALALDWGHEVTLFNRGLHQHPDWRDLVQLTGDRDKNLSPLQGAGLQWDLVIDTCCYRPEQAASLSAALLGCCARLIFISTISVYRDFSMPGMDESAPLHPIPEGEMSTDYGPLKVLCEAEYRARWGERLCILRPGVLCGPHDPTGRMAWWIKRVQQGGPWLLPGCGEDRLQYLDVRDCAEFVLRAAEQQLGGTFNLLKPGITLCDWLERLSARLPPARPIQPEWLPWPTLMAAGIEPWQSYPALLPCAQAEFAGYGSISAEAAIVHGLNFRPLEETVADLAHWLAIEPATGVAENAMTQAEESLLRQQFLEPSLH, encoded by the coding sequence ATGAAACTGCTGATTATCGGTGGCACCGGCTTTTTGGGGCGCCACCTCACCGCGCTGGCACTGGATTGGGGCCATGAAGTGACCCTGTTCAACCGTGGCCTGCACCAGCATCCGGACTGGCGCGATCTGGTGCAGCTCACCGGCGACAGGGACAAGAACCTGAGCCCCCTGCAAGGGGCCGGGTTGCAGTGGGATCTCGTCATCGACACCTGCTGCTATCGCCCCGAGCAGGCGGCGAGCCTCTCGGCGGCTTTGCTCGGGTGCTGCGCACGGCTCATCTTTATCTCCACCATCAGCGTCTATCGCGATTTCTCAATGCCCGGAATGGATGAGTCGGCGCCCCTGCACCCTATCCCCGAAGGGGAAATGTCCACTGACTATGGCCCGCTCAAGGTGTTGTGCGAGGCCGAGTATCGCGCCCGCTGGGGTGAGCGGCTTTGCATCCTGCGCCCGGGCGTGCTCTGTGGCCCCCATGATCCCACCGGTCGCATGGCCTGGTGGATTAAGCGGGTGCAGCAGGGCGGGCCCTGGTTGTTACCGGGCTGTGGCGAGGATCGCTTGCAGTATCTCGATGTGCGCGACTGCGCCGAGTTTGTGCTGCGCGCGGCCGAGCAGCAGTTGGGGGGCACATTCAACTTGCTCAAACCCGGCATTACCCTCTGCGACTGGCTGGAGCGGTTGAGCGCCCGGTTGCCGCCAGCCAGACCCATTCAGCCCGAATGGTTGCCCTGGCCCACCCTGATGGCGGCCGGTATCGAGCCCTGGCAGAGCTATCCCGCCCTGCTGCCCTGCGCGCAGGCGGAGTTTGCCGGTTATGGCTCTATAAGCGCTGAGGCGGCCATTGTCCACGGGTTGAACTTCCGGCCGCTGGAGGAGACCGTCGCCGACCTTGCCCACTGGCTGGCCATCGAGCCTGCCACCGGGGTGGCGGAGAATGCCATGACTCAGGCCGAGGAGAGCTTGCTGCGTCAGCAGTTTCTGGAACCCAGTCTGCATTAG
- a CDS encoding TIGR00645 family protein, translated as MENMFERLMYASRWIMAPIYLGLSLILLALGVKFFQEILHILPNILEMKEVDLVLVTLSLIDITLVGGLIVMVMFSGYENFVSRLDVGDENDKLVWLGKLDAGSLKNKVAASIVAISSIHLLKVFMNAENLPNDKIKWYLLIHITFVLSAFAMGYLDKLTRK; from the coding sequence ATGGAAAACATGTTTGAAAGATTGATGTACGCATCCCGCTGGATCATGGCCCCCATCTATCTTGGGCTCAGCCTCATACTGCTGGCACTGGGAGTGAAATTCTTTCAGGAGATCCTCCATATCCTGCCCAACATACTGGAGATGAAAGAGGTAGATCTGGTGCTGGTCACACTGTCGCTGATCGATATCACCCTGGTAGGGGGACTTATCGTGATGGTGATGTTTTCCGGCTATGAGAACTTCGTCTCGCGTCTCGATGTAGGGGATGAGAACGACAAACTGGTGTGGCTCGGCAAGCTCGATGCCGGCTCCCTGAAAAACAAGGTCGCCGCCTCCATTGTCGCCATCTCCTCCATTCACCTGCTCAAGGTGTTTATGAATGCCGAGAACCTCCCCAATGACAAGATCAAGTGGTACCTGCTGATCCACATCACCTTTGTCCTCTCGGCCTTCGCCATGGGCTACCTCGACAAGCTGACCCGCAAATAG
- the rcsF gene encoding Rcs stress response system protein RcsF, translating into MKRLILMMPLIASGCANYAFNSNLDKENFDEYFKPGSVRIYEQDELADLNYLYLGTIEGESCQADANQPVPNAGEARTQARRRAADMGGNGVTIDKCAEFSDTPGCLKQVICYGQALKVAEEK; encoded by the coding sequence ATGAAACGCCTGATCCTGATGATGCCCCTGATTGCTTCCGGCTGTGCCAACTACGCCTTCAACAGCAATCTGGATAAAGAGAACTTCGACGAATACTTCAAACCCGGTAGCGTGCGCATCTATGAACAGGATGAGCTGGCTGACCTCAACTACCTCTACCTCGGCACCATCGAGGGTGAATCCTGCCAGGCCGATGCCAACCAGCCGGTGCCCAACGCCGGTGAAGCGCGCACCCAGGCCCGTCGCCGCGCGGCAGACATGGGTGGCAACGGCGTCACCATCGACAAATGCGCCGAATTCAGCGACACCCCGGGCTGCCTGAAACAGGTGATCTGCTACGGGCAGGCGCTGAAAGTGGCCGAAGAGAAGTAA